In Amycolatopsis sp. FBCC-B4732, the genomic stretch CTGCTCTGCCACGGGTTCACCGGTACCCCGGCGAGCATGCGGGCCTGGGGTGATCACCTGGCCGGCGCCGGGTTCACCGTGCGCTGCCCGCTCCTGCCCGGCCACGGCACCCGCTGGCCGGACCTCAACCGCACGACGTGGGAAGACTGGTACGGCACGGTCCGCGAAGCGCTCCTCGAGCTGCTCTCGACGTGCAAGACGGTCTTCGTCGGCGGTCTTTCGATGGGCGGCACGCTCACCCTGCGCCTCGCCGAGGAGTTCGGTGACCGGATCGCCGGGATCGTCCTGGTCAACCCGTCGGTGACGCGGCTGAAGTGGGACACGAAGCTGCTGCCGGTGCTGGGCAAGATCGTGCCGTCGGTGCCGGCGATCGCGAACGACATCAAGAAGCCGGGCGAGACGGAGCTGGCCTACCCGCGCACCCCGGTGCGCGCCGCCGCGAGCCTGGCGAAGCTGTGGGCCGTCGTGCGCGCGGACCTGGGCAAGGTCACGCAGCCGGTGCTGCTGCTGCACTCGTCGGTCGACCACGTCGTCGAGCCGGTGAACTCGCAGCTGGTGCTCGACGGCGTCTCGAGCACCGACGTCACCGAGGTCGTGCTGGAGAACAGCTACCACGTGGCGACGCAGGACAACGACGCCGAAGTGATCTTCACGCGTAGCGTCGAGTTCGCGAAGGCGCACGCCGCACAGCCTGAGGAGACCGCATGAGCCGGGGGAAGGACGGGCCGGAGGACGTCGACGCGACGTTCGCCGAGATCGTCGCCGACCTGCGTGCCGACGGGTTCGGGCTCCCCGAAAACGACACTGCCGACACGGCAGGCGCCGCGGAGACCCCGCAGACCGGCACGGCGACCGAGCAGCGGAAGGCGCCGGAGCGGCCCGCCGAGCCGCCGGCCGCGGACCCGGCCCCGCCCGAGGCGGGCTGGCGGTCCGGGGGCACGACGTGGGACACCACGATGTTCTCCGACGACCCCGCGGGCGACGACGAGCACTACGTCCCGCCGGAGCCGCCACCGCTGCCGCGGCCGAAGATGGGCGCGTTCCTCATCCTGCTGCTGTTCCTGGCCGGGCTGTTCCTGCTGATCCTGCCCGGCGCGATCGGTGTCGGCCCGACGGTGGCGACCCCGCTCGGCATCCTCGCGCTCGCGACGGCGCTCGCGCTCCTGCTGCTCCGCGTCCGGCAGGGACCGCCGCCCGGCGCCGATCCCAGCAACGGCGCCCAGGTCTGACGCGGACGGCGATGCGCATCGATTTCACCCCTTCGCGGCGATCGACCGTCGGCGCGGAATGGGAGCTCGGCCTGGTCGACCGCCGCAGCGGCGAGCTGTCCTCGGTGGCGGAGCGGATCCTCGACGCCGTCCGCCCGGACGGCGCCGCCGAGCACCCGAAGATCAAGCAGGAGCTGCTGCTCAACACCATCGAGATCATCACCGGCGTCTGCGAGACGATCGCCGAGGTGAAGGCCGACCTCAGCGAGTCGCTCGACGTCGTGCACGGCGTCGCCGACCCGCTCGGCGTCGAGATGTTCTCGGCCGGGACGCACCCGTTTTCGAACTGGTACCAGCAGAAGGTCACCGACAAGGAGCGCTACGCCAAGCTGATCGACCGGACCCAGTGGTGGGGCCGCCAGATGCTGATCTACGGCGTCCACGTGCACGTCGGGGTCGACCACCGCGAGAAGGTCCTGCCGATCCTGGACGGGCTGCTCAACTACGCGCCGCACCTGCAAGCGCTGTCGGCCTCCTCGCCGTACTGGGGCGCCGAGGACACCGGGTACGCGTCGAACCGCGCGCTGATGTTCCAGCAGCTGCCGACGGCCGGGCTGCCGTTCCAGTTCCGGAAGTGGGCGGAGCTGGAGAACTACGTCGAAGACATGTTCACGACCGGCGTGATCGACCACTTTTCGGAGATCCGCTGGGACATCCGGCCCGCCCCGCACCTGGGCACGATCGAGATGCGCGTCTGCGACGGGCTGCCGACGCTGGAGGAGGTCGGCGCGATCGCGGCGCTGACCCAGTGCCTGGTCGACGACTTCAGCGAGCGCCTCGACGACGGCGAGATCCTGCCGTCGCTGCCGCCGTGGCACGTCCAGGAGAACAAGTGGCGCGCGGCCCGCTACGGCACCGATGCGATCGTCATCCTCGACGCGGCCGGGCGCGAACGGCTCGTGACCGACGACATCGCCGACCTGCTGGACCGGCTGGAGCCGGTGGCGCGGCGCCTCGACTGCGTCGCCGAGCTGCGCGACGTCGAGACGATCCTGGAGTACGGGCCGAGCTACCGGCGGCAGCGGGCGGTCGCCCAGGCGCACAAGGGCAGCCTCAAGGCCGTCATGGCGTCGCTGGTCGCCGAGATGCGCGACGGCATCTCGAAGGGTCAGAGCCCGTCGAGCTGACCGCGCAGCGTGCCGGGCCCGAGGGTCGACGCGCCGAGGGCTTCGACCCGGCCGCGCAGCTCGCGGTCCGCCGTCGCGACCAGGATCCGGGCGCCGGGCTGCTTCGCGACGACCTCGACGATCTTCGAGTCGCCGTCGGTGTCCGCGGCGACGACCTCCACGCCGGGCACGCCCGTGACGTGCTTGGCCTTGCCTTCGACGACCAGGACGATCCGCGGCCACCACGTCACGGTGGCGTCGTCCGGGTCCGGGACGCCGGCCTCGGCCAGCTTCGCGAGCTGGTCGCGCAGGCGCTCGGCGGCGCCGTGCCGGTCGCGCCACCAGCCGTCCGGGCGCGAGCCGACGACGTTGGCGCCGTCGACGACGA encodes the following:
- a CDS encoding glutamate--cysteine ligase, which codes for MRIDFTPSRRSTVGAEWELGLVDRRSGELSSVAERILDAVRPDGAAEHPKIKQELLLNTIEIITGVCETIAEVKADLSESLDVVHGVADPLGVEMFSAGTHPFSNWYQQKVTDKERYAKLIDRTQWWGRQMLIYGVHVHVGVDHREKVLPILDGLLNYAPHLQALSASSPYWGAEDTGYASNRALMFQQLPTAGLPFQFRKWAELENYVEDMFTTGVIDHFSEIRWDIRPAPHLGTIEMRVCDGLPTLEEVGAIAALTQCLVDDFSERLDDGEILPSLPPWHVQENKWRAARYGTDAIVILDAAGRERLVTDDIADLLDRLEPVARRLDCVAELRDVETILEYGPSYRRQRAVAQAHKGSLKAVMASLVAEMRDGISKGQSPSS
- a CDS encoding carboxylesterase gives rise to the protein MGVLAGAEPFGHTGSADTGFLLCHGFTGTPASMRAWGDHLAGAGFTVRCPLLPGHGTRWPDLNRTTWEDWYGTVREALLELLSTCKTVFVGGLSMGGTLTLRLAEEFGDRIAGIVLVNPSVTRLKWDTKLLPVLGKIVPSVPAIANDIKKPGETELAYPRTPVRAAASLAKLWAVVRADLGKVTQPVLLLHSSVDHVVEPVNSQLVLDGVSSTDVTEVVLENSYHVATQDNDAEVIFTRSVEFAKAHAAQPEETA